One segment of Engraulis encrasicolus isolate BLACKSEA-1 chromosome 7, IST_EnEncr_1.0, whole genome shotgun sequence DNA contains the following:
- the LOC134451720 gene encoding prolyl 4-hydroxylase subunit alpha-2-like — protein MRVLGLTIFITMIHWITCLEDREMYSSTDQLVKLLGVGRELEQNLTEYIAAEEAILEKLKKTLLELSAVTASVDSADGLEEYVSNPLTAYRLVRNMRSRWSRMEETLGKSPLPEFLALMKLMSEALPTDRDVDGIALGLLRLQDTYQLLPQSLMGAAGQQESSLGPDETFHIAMVAYENQKFSLYMGWMLETLRQLELGSLAASLLHMDHLPTTHSFIQQLLTQGPSEVQGVLQQMYQASVQQGLIPELDHPSMHLLTRTGSFSNAYEALCRGQGITMPPERQKRLFCRYSRGGGGVSSLYAPFKEQDEWDSPRIVRYVDLISDQEIDVIKTLARPKLYRAKVMDHGTGKKYATETRVSKSGWLADEEDLVIGNLNQKLSAATGLDMTVAESLQVANYGIGGQYEPHFDSRLANDTDLVLKGNRIATILIYMSDVRLGGATVFPDAGAALKPQKGSAVVWYNLLRNGKEDDRTLHAACPVFIGSKWVANKWVRERGQEFRRRCSLSPSE, from the exons ATGAGAGTCCTGGGCCTCACCATTTTTATCACAATGATACACTGGATCACTTGTCTTGAAGACAGGGAAATGTATTCTTCAACAG ATCAGCTGGTTAAGCTCCTAGGTGTTGGTAGAGAGCTGGAGCAGAACCTGACGGAGTACATCGCAGCGGAGGAGGCCATTTTGGAAAAGCTGAAAAA AACGCTGCTGGAGCTCTCAGCGGTTACAGCCAGTGTGGATTCTGCTGATGGGCTGGAGGAGTATGTGAGTAACCCACTGACTGCATACAGGCTGGTGAGGAACATGAGGAGCAGGTGGAGCAGGATGGAGGAGACCCTGGGGAAAAGCCCCTTACCTG AGTTCCTGGCGTTGATGAAGCTGATGTCAGAGGCCCTTCCGACTGATAGAGATGTGGATGGAATAGCTCTGGGGCTGCTCCGGCTGCAAGACACATATCAACTACTGCCGCAAAGTCTCATGGGTGCAGCAGGACAGCAAG AGTCATCGTTGGGCCCAGATGAAACCTTCCACATCGCCATGGTTGCGTATGAGAACCAGAAGTTCTCCCTCTACATGGGCTGGATGCTGGAGACGCTGAGGCAGCTGGAGCTGGGCTCTCTGGCGGCCTCCCTCCTCCACATGGACCACCTGCCCACCACACACAGCTTCATCCAGCAGCTGCTCACACAGG GCCCCAGTGAGGTGCAGGGTGTCCTTCAGCAGATGTACCAGGCCAGTGTCCAGCAGGGCCTCATCCCGGAGCTGGACCATCCCAGCATGCACCTGCTCACACGCACAGGCTCCTTCAGTAATGCGTATGAGGCCTTATGCAGAGGCCAGGGCATCACCATG CCtccagagagacagaagaggttGTTCTGCCGCTACAGTCGTGGAGGGGGTGGTGTGTCTTCTCTGTATGCGCCCTTCAAGGAGCAGGATGAGTGGGACTCACCACGCATCGTCAGATACGTCGACCTCATCTCAGACCAGGAAATAGATGTCATCAAGACGCTGGCCAGGCCCAAG ctttacAGGGCAAAGGTGATGGACCACGGTACTGGAAAGAAGTATGCAACAGAAACCCGTGTATCAAAAAG tggctggctggctgatgaGGAGGACCTGGTGATTGGAAATCTGAATCAGAAGTTGAGTGCGGCCACTGGGCTGGACATGACTGTTGCTGAGTCTCTTCAGGTTGCAAACTATGGGATTGGTGGGCAGTACGAACCTCACTTTGACTCaagg CTTGCGAATGACACAGACCTTGTACTCAAAGGGAACAGAATTGCTACCATCTTAATATAT aTGAGTGATGTGAGACTAGGGGGAGCCACGGTATTTCCTGATGCAGGGGCTGCACTAAAACCACAAAAG GGCTCTGCAGTGGTTTGGTATAACTTGCTGCGGAATGGAAAGGAAGATGATCGCACCTTACATGCGGCCTGTCCCGTCTTCATAGGGAGCAAATGGG TGGCAAACAAATGGGTTCGGGAGAGAGGCCAAGAGTTCAGGAGAAGGTGTTCCTTATCGCCCTCGGAATGA